From a single Streptomyces sp. 1331.2 genomic region:
- a CDS encoding amino acid decarboxylase — MALTLPAHPDPLAERLHTSGLLHELAHGLGGPFHYLLPERFDANLADFRAALAEAAVEGRVYYAKKANKASVLIDRCAAAGAGVDVASLGELREALGHGVRGEDLVVTGPAKSGQLLDVAVRQGALIAVDALDELERLLARADHRPARVLLRRHPPSQRRSRFGLDDAQLHEALGRCAEAGDAVRMEGFSFHLSGYEIQERADLAGDLVELCLKARTLGLQADRISIGGGFPVDYVPADAWDTFLAENDAAHYHGHKSFAASDFYPYHSPVAGADALRAILAARPDGSGASLAERLRQAGVMLLLEPGRALLDRAGSSVFRIQGVKDRTGYGIVTVDGTSLSLSEQWFNSEYLPEPVLLTRGDREDGPYEACVGGASCLDSDLLTWRKVPFPARPAVGDLLVYPNTAGYQMDSNESPFHELPLPPKIVIDHPHESSRPRWRLDR, encoded by the coding sequence GTGGCGCTGACCCTGCCCGCCCACCCCGACCCGCTCGCCGAGCGCCTGCACACCAGCGGCCTGCTCCACGAACTCGCCCACGGCCTCGGCGGCCCCTTCCACTACCTGCTGCCCGAACGCTTCGACGCCAACCTGGCCGACTTCCGCGCCGCCCTCGCCGAGGCCGCCGTCGAAGGCCGCGTCTACTACGCCAAGAAGGCCAACAAGGCCTCGGTCCTCATCGACCGCTGCGCCGCCGCGGGCGCCGGAGTCGACGTCGCCTCGCTCGGCGAGCTGCGCGAGGCCCTGGGACACGGCGTACGCGGCGAGGACCTCGTCGTCACCGGCCCCGCCAAGTCCGGGCAGCTGCTGGACGTGGCCGTGCGGCAGGGCGCGCTGATCGCCGTCGACGCCCTCGACGAACTGGAGCGCCTCCTCGCCCGCGCGGACCACCGTCCCGCCCGAGTACTGCTGCGCCGCCACCCGCCCTCCCAGCGCCGCAGCCGCTTCGGACTCGACGACGCCCAGCTGCACGAGGCGCTGGGGCGGTGCGCCGAAGCCGGCGACGCCGTCCGGATGGAGGGGTTCAGCTTCCACCTCTCCGGCTACGAGATCCAGGAACGCGCCGACCTCGCCGGCGACCTCGTCGAACTCTGCCTCAAGGCCCGGACGCTGGGCCTGCAGGCGGACCGGATCAGCATCGGCGGCGGCTTCCCCGTCGACTACGTCCCGGCCGACGCCTGGGACACCTTCCTCGCCGAGAACGACGCAGCGCACTACCACGGCCACAAGTCCTTCGCCGCAAGCGACTTCTACCCCTACCACTCCCCCGTCGCAGGCGCCGACGCGCTGCGCGCGATCCTCGCCGCCCGTCCGGACGGATCGGGGGCGAGCCTGGCAGAGCGCCTGCGCCAGGCCGGGGTGATGCTGCTGCTGGAGCCCGGCCGCGCGCTGCTGGACCGGGCGGGATCCTCGGTCTTCCGCATCCAGGGCGTCAAGGACCGCACCGGGTACGGCATCGTCACCGTCGACGGCACCAGCCTCAGCCTGTCCGAGCAGTGGTTCAACAGCGAGTACCTGCCCGAACCCGTCCTGCTGACCCGGGGCGACCGCGAGGACGGCCCGTACGAGGCCTGCGTCGGCGGCGCGAGCTGCCTGGACTCCGACCTGCTGACCTGGCGCAAGGTCCCCTTCCCGGCCCGGCCGGCGGTCGGTGACCTCCTCGTCTACCCCAACACCGCGGGCTACCAGATGGATTCCAACGAATCCCCCTTCCACGAGCTGCCGTTGCCGCCGAAGATCGTCATCGACCACCCCCACGAGAGCAGCCGACCCCGCTGGCGCCTCGACCGCTGA
- a CDS encoding MATE family efflux transporter has product MQQLTTLARDGRALAVLAVPLALTQLAQVALTTTDTVMMGALGTEALAAGGLALVVFNQLRTMGVGLVTSVGNQVAAAAARAEQAEHPDKDTETGDSEEVRALVRAAMAVATLAGLVGAVLMVLIGQAATFLGQDADVAHRAQGMLAALAPGLLPCLWFQAIRQFTVGMRRPQALLRITIASVAINAALNWVFIHGTWGLPKLGLTGIGVATSSVYLLSFLALYASARRDPQLAPLLSLDFWRADAPTVRRLLGLGTPIAATYGSEAGFFSVTALLAGSFGAAALAAHTAVNQLIYIVFQVAVGLSHAASINVSRELALGEYTAARRIKNTALACGAVVTALVGIAYLAVPDLVLRPYFDPDTATDQQGLHIATGLLAVVAVLQFFDCAQNIGVGLLRGLDDTKSGFRITLIGYWLVGLPAAWLLAYPLGGETRGLWLGLLIGLATTAVLLLRRYGLALTARAATVPEPAVTG; this is encoded by the coding sequence ATGCAGCAGTTGACCACCCTCGCCCGCGACGGCCGCGCCCTCGCCGTCCTCGCCGTCCCGCTCGCCCTGACCCAGCTCGCCCAGGTCGCCCTCACCACCACCGACACCGTCATGATGGGCGCCCTCGGCACCGAGGCCCTCGCCGCCGGCGGCCTCGCCCTGGTCGTCTTCAACCAGCTGCGCACCATGGGCGTCGGCCTCGTCACCTCCGTCGGCAACCAGGTCGCGGCCGCCGCCGCCCGAGCCGAACAGGCCGAGCACCCCGACAAGGACACCGAGACCGGCGACAGCGAGGAAGTACGCGCCCTGGTGAGGGCGGCCATGGCCGTCGCCACCCTCGCCGGCCTCGTGGGAGCCGTCCTCATGGTCCTCATCGGGCAGGCCGCCACCTTCCTCGGCCAGGACGCGGACGTCGCCCACCGTGCCCAGGGCATGCTCGCCGCCCTGGCGCCGGGACTGCTGCCCTGCCTCTGGTTCCAGGCGATCCGCCAGTTCACCGTCGGCATGCGCCGACCGCAGGCCCTGCTGCGGATCACCATCGCCTCCGTCGCGATCAACGCCGCACTCAACTGGGTCTTCATCCACGGCACCTGGGGCCTGCCCAAGCTCGGCCTCACCGGCATCGGGGTGGCCACCAGCAGCGTCTACCTGCTCTCCTTCCTCGCCCTCTACGCCTCCGCCCGCCGCGACCCCCAGCTGGCACCCCTGCTCAGCCTGGACTTCTGGCGCGCCGATGCCCCCACCGTGCGCCGCCTGCTCGGCCTCGGCACCCCGATCGCCGCCACCTACGGTTCCGAGGCCGGCTTCTTCTCCGTCACCGCCCTGCTCGCCGGCAGCTTCGGCGCCGCCGCCCTCGCCGCCCACACCGCCGTCAACCAGCTGATCTACATCGTCTTCCAGGTCGCCGTCGGCCTCTCCCACGCCGCCTCCATCAACGTCAGCCGCGAACTCGCCCTCGGCGAGTACACCGCCGCCCGCCGGATCAAGAACACCGCCCTCGCCTGCGGTGCCGTCGTCACCGCCCTCGTCGGCATCGCCTACCTCGCCGTCCCCGACCTCGTCCTGCGGCCCTACTTCGACCCCGACACAGCCACCGACCAGCAGGGCCTGCACATCGCCACCGGCCTCCTCGCCGTCGTCGCCGTGCTCCAGTTCTTCGACTGCGCCCAGAACATCGGCGTCGGCCTGCTCCGCGGCCTCGACGACACCAAGAGCGGCTTCCGCATCACCCTCATCGGCTACTGGCTCGTCGGCCTGCCCGCCGCCTGGCTCCTCGCCTACCCCCTCGGCGGCGAAACCCGCGGCCTGTGGCTCGGCCTGCTCATCGGACTCGCCACCACCGCCGTCCTCCTGCTGCGCCGCTACGGCCTCGCCCTCACCGCCAGGGCAGCCACGGTTCCCGAGCCGGCCGTCACCGGCTGA